The DNA region TAATTCTTAACAATTCGGGAGTAGTGAAACATTTGGACATATACGTAACGGagaatagattaaaatatccgACATATTCATTAAAAGAATTGAAACAAGCTTCCCAAGACATCATAACATTTTACAGCGCATTCGGCACATACAAGGTAAAACATcatacaatcaatttttaagttgACAAAGACAAAATTTACCGCAGGGTTTTGATGGAGAATTAACGCCACCCAAACGTGACTCGCCTCAGATATTATTGTCTAGGGCAATGCCCAGAGTCCCAAACAAGTGAGtgcaaatacttaatttttattcaacacGAACACATTCAATTTCAGCGGAATGAATTCATCATACAGAGAATCTTATCGAGACCAGAATCGGTCGGTTTTGTATCCGGATTTCATGGCCAAGTGTTCGAATGTTGCGACATGTGAACACGATCCAGCTGATGGGACGTATTTTCCTGAAAGTTGTCATATAGGAACGGGACTGCCGGTTCGGGCAATTGTGAACGTTGGGAAAACATCGATCAAACCCCACGACGTGAAGAGCACaggaaataacaaaaattaaatgtactttttgtggaaatatttgataataaaatttgaacagaTAAAATTCCACCTcctaaatatctaaaacattaaacaaaattgttaaaactttaattaaaatatgtatctaattttaaaatttttgataattactaTTAGTTAATGTTGAGtatatcaatttcaatttagaagaagtgaagaaaattttgtaatttatgtagAACCGTGGTGGTCAGAGAAAAGCAGCacaaaatcaaacattttgtaacatatttcttaagaggatttaattcaaattttgtccagtcggtataaaaaatataatatatgtaatgttTGATGAAACTCTTTTGGAAGAGGTCGATACTGCGAAAATTACGtatcatttattgtttaataagagGGAGTGGATGTCTTCATAAAAAGTAGATTTTTCGTATGTTCagcaataataatagaaaattcgACAAAATTCAAGATCTACATAAAACTCAAGGGATGAACCTTCTGGTCTTGGCTGCAATTTGCtagtgaaattttattagaactgGCTCTTTGTAGAACCGatatgaaagaaaaattaaatgaatatttgtcCAGGAATGATATGACAAAAGAAGAGATTACTGATTGTGTGCCTCGAGTGGTAAATAATTTAGCGTAATTGTTGTACGAAGATGATGACTAGGTTTGGGAAGGAACAAATGAAACTGATTCATTTATGAGATTCACTTTAGATAGATATTTTGTGTGTATGGAAAGAATTTAATTGGTGGTGTCATAAAGTTGGCTGACGACGATTATTTTACAGTTCCTTATGTATCAACAACAGATCTGGCCAGAGAATtagcataaattttaaaatcaaacatttgaaaataaaagggtttaatttaaattctgtccagttggtataaaaaatacatttcaataatatagACTTTTGTTTGTTACATATCTTATAAACGTCGgagatattactttaaacacATATATTAGTCTGATTTGATTGGCCAAAAGAATAgtacattcaaaatatatttacgtgTATGTATTTAAGAATACtctttatatttagaatttattcttagtaggatttatattatttgattaaataatacactCCCAGTGGGAAGAAAGAAACATTTCACTGTAGAAAAAAagggaaatattaattaatatgaaaaaataaggaCTAAGTATTGTTGACGTTACTATAAGCTTAAGCCACAAAAAATTGGTTACAATTACGACACCTTTTATTgacaaacaaatttgaaaaatcagtaaacgaCATTCTTTCTTGTTTtctaggtaaataaaaaaatgaattaattgagtcatacaATATCAATGTGTCTAGGAGAACAATCAGACGTtgactgaatgaacaaaacttgcaaggatatatttcagtaaGGGAACCAATTATAAGAATGGAAAGAATATTCTAACAAAgctaaaagtacaaaaaaatatttaattatatgttcaGTAGAACAAAATCAGATGGAAAACATGCATTCatcgttattttaataaaagtttgaatccCAGAgataatacaaatactatGTTTCTAATAAAGGTAGAAAAGTTTTGGTTTGGGGTTCCTTTCCTTGTTAtggtacaaaaaattattagtaaaatggaCTTTTTGGTATATAGAGACATCATGAAAGatgttaatttatcaattacatagatttttatgcctccaaagttgttcaaacctgattaatagataaaaatgttgaaattctcGATTGGCCAGCGTAAAGtgcttatttaaatacaattgaaaacttgtaGAATGACATGTAATcttgattaaaacaccaaaaagcatcaaattttaataaattgtttttattaattgaagggtcgtgaaatttaatttcaaacgaccATTGGAGATATTTCATTGAATCTTTGCCTCACCATTTACAGGTGATTATAACCAGGAAAgagtattcaacaaaatattaacaattttgtttaaagttatgcataaattattttgcaaatatatatttttcaaaagtgtgCCATTTCTGTGACATTTCATTTCGCACttactttgtttaaaatttaatttaagtggaaattattttgatttagaaataaaataaataatggcagAAAGAATGTagcgtaattattttaaatatagttaattagAGGTTTACTAATCAGCTTTAAGATAGtaatgtgtgctatttctgTTGTCACCACCGAGatatttgctttaaaattgtttttattttaaaatattctttgtttttCGTCTCATAATCAACATAGTTTTACATGATCTCTGTATAAACTCACAAACTAGTAACAAAGGAAGTAAGTAACAAAGCatgaaagtatattttttaatcttatttaatattataatatctgatatatatctttattgtacaaaattattttttatttatcaacagttatacattattatccttgtattgattattaaaacgtaaTAACCGTACTTATATCTGTTATAGTCACTGTTCTGTGAACataaaaaggaaatttaataaaaaataaggtcttacatttttaagacagactattttttttcgtaaactaaatatttttcacttaaTTGGAAAgtgtaaaattggaaaaagtatttttataacttctattattaaaaattcatatagaatataaattaataaaacgtttGTCACCTACCCCTATAACGCTCCcgttatattttactatattattattttaaccattttatttttagatgttttatgGCGTACTTTTTACTGTTATGAGAGCTTGAACTATACATATCagtgttaataattcttttgcTTAGCAATGATAATCTGTATCCTGCGAGTAAACGTTTTAAGTTTCATTCTGTTAGTcattatttgttaaacaaatattgctATACGGCTAGTTGttgatataaatgtataaaatttcctaGTAGTTTAACAACTTGCTCAAGTACACAGAAGAATTCTCTTGAAGTGTGACATGTAAAGTTGCATTCACTAAATATTCTCATACAGAGACAGAATGGCTAATAGGAACATCCGTGGACTGGGGAAATATTCAAGTAAATTCCAACACTTGGACAACAGAAAACAGGTGAGAACAAGTGAaacgttaaaatttaagaactaGCGAATTTCCCCTGGTGAAAATCACGGCTACCAAGCCAGTGCAATGGATCTGATCCCGAAATAGAGCAAAGTGCGATCGTTTTTGCGCGCTAATTAAGTAACTGTGCGCGTCGACCATAAATCGGAATACATCGATAAAAATAACAGGACGGGAAGCGGAGGCACATTTGGGGGGATAGGGTATCGAACTTGGCGATTTATACACCATAAACGGTACATACGAAACGAGACAAAAGAACTTTTTGTGGCGAGCCCGATGTATTTTCTGTACGTCGACCTCTCCGTGTCTCGTCTAGTAGACGGTGTGCGTTGgggttgtttttgttttgaatgCGCCGCAGCCAATCGTGTGGCTCATAAACAAATCCGCGTGCTTCCATTGGCCGCGCCAGATGCCCCAACCAAGGCCAACGTACTAACAGTTCCAAACAATTTGTCGAAAGTGCATGGCTCTGAGGTGAATTGTGGATAAAAAGCGGTTGATTATTCGCAAATTTCGTCCTGTTATAATATGATTTATGCGGGTAGAAATAAATTGGAGGTGAGTCCCCGTTTGCGATTTCGCCAATCTGGTTTCCGTAGTTCatttgattgtttttattgatgttCAGTTTTGAAGTAA from Aethina tumida isolate Nest 87 chromosome 1, icAetTumi1.1, whole genome shotgun sequence includes:
- the LOC126264234 gene encoding uncharacterized protein LOC126264234; amino-acid sequence: MSLSQDFIPVKCAKNNEWRTSTKRAHDFIPSASIGSIGHIKTFCPQLLKGNEQIKEDGFKTTYSTNYYQKAIISDPLQNNNKIQQLNPCGRLKEEKLILNPPPIRKIQLSEMKDNYRRNNQKIIIPKMEVTVKSPRRNIKNSSSENEIILNNSGVVKHLDIYVTENRLKYPTYSLKELKQASQDIITFYSAFGTYKGFDGELTPPKRDSPQILLSRAMPRVPNNGMNSSYRESYRDQNRSVLYPDFMAKCSNVATCEHDPADGTYFPESCHIGTGLPVRAIVNVGKTSIKPHDVKSTGNNKN